In Nocardioides sp. JS614, the sequence CTGCTGCTGGCCGACGTCGTCCGCCGCGGGAGCGGCCCGGTGCGCATCGTCTTCCACGGCGAGGAGGCCGGCCACCTGCGCATCCACGTCGAGTGCGAGGGCCGCGGACGGGAGGACCACCACGGCGCCGAGCCCGTGGACCGGGTCGCGCAGGTCACCTCCGTGGTCGAGGCGCTCGGCGGGCGGGTGACCGGGTCGCATCCCGCCGAGGGCATCGAGGTCCTGCTGCCCCGTCGCTGACTCCTAGGACGCTGGGTCGGGGCCTGGGCAAGAATGGCGGCCATGACGACTCGCCCCGTGGAGACCTGGCTGACCGACATGGACGGCGTGCTCGTGCACGAGGAGGTGCCGATCCCGGGCGCCCAGGAGTTCATCGAGGCGCTCAAGGCCTCGCAGCGCCGGTTCCTGGTGCTGACCAACAACTCCATCTTCACCCCGCGTGACCTGCGCGCCCGGCTGCTCGGCAGCGGCATCGACGTGCCCGAGGAGGCGATCTGGACCTCCGCGCTGGCGACCGCGCAGTTCCTCGACGACCAGCGCCCGCGCGGCACGGCGTACGTCGTCGGCGAGGCGGGCCTGACCACGGCGCTGCACGACATCGGCTACGTGATGACCGACCGCGACCCGGACTACGTCGTGCTGGGGGAGACCCGCACGTACTCCTTCGAGGCGATCACGCGGGCGATCCGGCTGGTCGCTGCCGGGGCCCGCTTCATCGCCACCAACCCCGACGCCAGCGGGCCGAGCCAGCAGGGGATGCTGCCGGCCACCGGCTCGGTCGCGGCGTTGATCAGCACCGCGACCGGGCGGCGGCCGTACTTCATCGGCAAGCCCAACCCGCTGATGATGCGCAGCGCGCTGAACCGGCTCGAGGCACACTCCGAGACGACCGTGATGGTCGGGGACCGGATGGACACCGACATCATCAGCGGCCTGGAGGCGGGGCTGCGCACCATCTTGGTGACCACCGGCTCCACCCGCCCCGAGCAGGTCTCGACCTTCCCCTACCGGCCGACCCGGGTGGTCGACTCCGTGGCCGACCTCCTCGAGCTCGTCGACCCACGCCCCGACGCCGGCTGAGGCCTGCGGCTGCGCCGGCCGGTCTTCCGGTTTCATCGGCCGGCCGATGAAGCTCGCGCGAGTCCGCATCCCGGCCCCGCGGCTACGCGGGCCGCGTCGGGGTGTGACGTTCGTCCAACGGGCCGGCGGATCCAGGCGGGGAGTGTGGCCCGCGCCACGGCCGAGGCCGTCCGTCGGGTCGTGATCCGGCGGGGTCTGTGGCTACCGTCCTCGACCGT encodes:
- a CDS encoding HAD-IIA family hydrolase; its protein translation is MAAMTTRPVETWLTDMDGVLVHEEVPIPGAQEFIEALKASQRRFLVLTNNSIFTPRDLRARLLGSGIDVPEEAIWTSALATAQFLDDQRPRGTAYVVGEAGLTTALHDIGYVMTDRDPDYVVLGETRTYSFEAITRAIRLVAAGARFIATNPDASGPSQQGMLPATGSVAALISTATGRRPYFIGKPNPLMMRSALNRLEAHSETTVMVGDRMDTDIISGLEAGLRTILVTTGSTRPEQVSTFPYRPTRVVDSVADLLELVDPRPDAG